Proteins encoded by one window of Halomonas sp. Bachu 37:
- a CDS encoding metalloregulator ArsR/SmtB family transcription factor translates to MTSQQDLLDTLAQVARALGNGHRLALLERLAQADASVETLAGVTSLTVGNASQHLQHLRRAGLVTASRSGKQMIYQLTDERIVTLMELLRQVAETNLAEMERLVSRLFADDDAGGALEAVSRDTLLTGLKSGKVALLDVRPEDEFEAGHLPEAINIPLTQLEDMLDKLPRDKEIVAYCRGRYCTLSHEAVRRLGQLGYRIRRFEEGYPEWKAAGLPVI, encoded by the coding sequence ATGACGTCGCAACAGGATCTTCTCGATACTCTGGCTCAGGTCGCCCGAGCCCTGGGTAACGGCCATCGCCTGGCATTGCTGGAGCGTCTGGCCCAGGCCGATGCCTCGGTAGAGACATTGGCCGGGGTCACCAGCCTCACGGTAGGCAACGCCTCCCAGCACCTTCAGCATCTGCGGCGAGCGGGTCTTGTCACTGCCAGCCGTTCCGGCAAGCAGATGATCTACCAGTTGACCGATGAGCGGATCGTTACCCTGATGGAATTGCTCAGACAGGTCGCCGAAACCAACCTGGCCGAGATGGAGCGTCTGGTGAGCCGGCTATTTGCCGACGACGATGCGGGCGGGGCACTGGAGGCGGTATCCAGGGACACATTGCTGACTGGGCTGAAAAGCGGCAAGGTCGCGCTGCTGGACGTACGTCCTGAAGATGAGTTCGAGGCCGGCCACCTGCCCGAGGCGATCAACATTCCTCTGACGCAGTTGGAAGACATGCTGGATAAGCTTCCTCGTGACAAGGAAATCGTCGCCTACTGTCGGGGCCGTTATTGCACCTTATCGCATGAGGCTGTTCGGCGTCTGGGGCAACTCGGCTATCGGATCAGACGCTTCGAGGAAGGTTATCCAGAGTGGAAAGCCGCCGGCCTGCCAGTGATATGA
- a CDS encoding TRAP transporter substrate-binding protein, whose protein sequence is MQRRNFLKTVGLGAAGAVAAPFVSTAKAQETYSWDMVTSWPKNFPALGTGANDFAQRVEQLSNGRMRIRVHGAGELVPAMEVFDAVAAGTAEMGHSASYYWRGKVAASQFFTAVPFGMNTRETNAWLYHGGGQELWDEVYAKHNLKPFPVGNTTTQPGGWFKKEINSLDDLQGLKLRLPGLAGEAMNRIGVTTVNMPGSEIFTSMQTGALDAADWVSPYNDLAFGLHQVADYYYTSAWNEPSAILEGTINLDAWNSLPDDLKIVVTEAARASNLSMISEFTYRNAQALDTLVNEHDVKLRTFPEDVMQALFEASKEVIREQTESDADSKKVYDSYRAFQELVRTSTDSGEFTYLKSRANVGA, encoded by the coding sequence ATGCAACGCCGCAACTTCCTCAAGACCGTCGGCCTCGGCGCCGCCGGTGCCGTCGCCGCTCCTTTCGTTTCCACCGCCAAGGCTCAGGAAACCTACAGCTGGGACATGGTCACCTCGTGGCCGAAGAACTTCCCCGCCCTGGGCACGGGTGCCAACGATTTCGCCCAGCGCGTCGAACAGCTCTCCAACGGCCGCATGCGCATCCGTGTGCACGGCGCCGGTGAACTGGTACCCGCCATGGAAGTGTTCGATGCCGTGGCCGCCGGCACCGCCGAGATGGGTCACTCCGCGTCCTACTACTGGCGTGGCAAGGTAGCCGCCTCGCAATTCTTCACTGCCGTACCCTTCGGCATGAATACCCGCGAAACCAATGCCTGGCTGTATCACGGCGGTGGTCAGGAACTGTGGGACGAGGTCTATGCCAAGCACAACCTCAAGCCGTTCCCGGTGGGCAACACCACGACCCAGCCGGGCGGCTGGTTCAAGAAAGAGATCAACTCGCTCGACGATCTCCAGGGCCTCAAACTGCGCCTGCCGGGGCTGGCGGGAGAAGCGATGAATCGCATCGGCGTCACCACCGTCAACATGCCGGGCTCCGAGATCTTCACCTCGATGCAGACCGGCGCGCTCGACGCCGCCGACTGGGTGAGCCCGTACAATGATCTGGCGTTCGGCCTGCACCAGGTGGCCGACTACTACTACACCTCGGCATGGAACGAGCCGAGCGCCATCCTCGAAGGCACCATCAACCTGGATGCGTGGAACTCACTGCCCGACGACCTGAAAATCGTGGTTACCGAAGCCGCGCGTGCCTCCAACCTGTCCATGATCAGCGAGTTCACCTACCGTAACGCGCAGGCGCTGGACACCCTGGTCAACGAGCATGACGTCAAGCTGCGCACCTTCCCGGAAGACGTGATGCAGGCGCTTTTCGAAGCATCTAAAGAGGTCATTCGCGAGCAGACCGAAAGCGATGCCGATTCCAAGAAAGTGTACGACTCCTATCGTGCCTTCCAGGAACTGGTCCGCACTTCAACGGATAGCGGTGAATTCACTTACCTGAAGAGCCGCGCCAACGTCGGCGCCTGA
- the cysZ gene encoding sulfate transporter CysZ, whose translation MLDAFTALSQGTRLVYGRGLRRYVFLPIVVNALVYAIMLKVVFTYFGGWLDGWMAMVPSWLAWLEWLIWPLFVASLVLVVFFTFTLVTHIVAAPFYGFLAAKVEVQATGREPLDDRGLAKTAIDAIGRELIKLAYILPRAALLFVISWIPGLNLMAPVLWALFSAWVMAITYLDYPMDNNKVSFSDMRSRLSARWWQSLSYGGVITVATWIPLANLFLLPGAVAGSVLMWDRHYRGQRGAVSVAS comes from the coding sequence GTGCTGGATGCCTTTACCGCCCTGAGCCAGGGTACTCGCCTCGTCTATGGTCGCGGCCTGCGCCGCTACGTCTTCCTCCCGATCGTGGTCAACGCTCTGGTCTACGCCATCATGCTGAAAGTAGTGTTCACCTATTTCGGCGGCTGGCTGGACGGGTGGATGGCCATGGTGCCCAGCTGGCTCGCTTGGCTGGAGTGGTTGATCTGGCCGCTGTTCGTGGCCAGCCTGGTACTGGTGGTGTTCTTCACCTTCACTCTGGTGACGCACATAGTGGCGGCGCCCTTCTATGGCTTTCTGGCCGCCAAGGTGGAAGTGCAGGCAACCGGACGCGAGCCCCTGGATGACCGTGGGCTGGCCAAGACGGCTATCGATGCCATCGGCCGGGAGCTGATCAAGCTTGCTTACATCCTGCCGCGCGCCGCCCTGCTGTTCGTGATCAGCTGGATACCCGGCCTTAACCTGATGGCGCCCGTACTGTGGGCGCTGTTTTCCGCCTGGGTGATGGCTATCACCTATCTCGATTACCCCATGGACAACAACAAGGTCAGCTTTTCCGACATGCGATCCAGGCTCTCCGCTCGCTGGTGGCAGAGCTTGAGTTATGGCGGGGTGATAACCGTGGCCACCTGGATTCCCCTGGCCAACCTGTTCCTGTTGCCGGGGGCCGTGGCGGGGTCGGTGCTGATGTGGGATCGCCATTATCGTGGCCAACGCGGCGCGGTCAGCGTGGCATCATGA
- a CDS encoding rhodanese-like domain-containing protein: protein MNDHIQSHKAEPVRFKDLLTEADIAVPKLSPAEAAEKLRSKDVLVVDVRDLSEVEKSGKIKGAVNVSRGMLELSVDPEGPHYDPRFQKGKTILVYCVVGIRSALAGKTLLDMGFGPVFNMGGFEELIDAGIETETV from the coding sequence ATGAACGACCATATCCAGTCTCACAAAGCCGAGCCGGTTCGTTTCAAGGACCTGCTGACTGAGGCCGATATCGCGGTACCGAAGCTCTCGCCCGCCGAAGCAGCAGAAAAGCTTCGCTCCAAAGACGTGCTCGTGGTGGACGTGCGTGATCTGTCCGAGGTGGAGAAGAGCGGCAAGATCAAAGGCGCAGTGAACGTCTCGCGCGGAATGCTGGAGTTGAGCGTCGATCCAGAGGGGCCTCACTACGACCCCAGATTCCAGAAGGGCAAGACGATTCTGGTTTACTGTGTCGTGGGCATCCGCTCGGCGCTCGCCGGCAAGACGCTCCTCGACATGGGGTTTGGACCCGTGTTCAACATGGGTGGATTCGAGGAGCTTATCGATGCCGGAATAGAGACCGAGACAGTATAG
- the pstB gene encoding phosphate ABC transporter ATP-binding protein PstB, with protein MTRFSSAKCCLEISDLSLAYDGKPALRKLSLQVPRHRVTAFIGPSGCGKSTLLRAINRLHDLNESVTQQGCIRLEGEDIHAPYLEVAELRRRVGMVFQTPNPFPMSIYENVAFGLRLQGRLPKRKRDDIVEWALESAALWHEVKDRLHSSAWSLSGGQQQRLVIARTLAVQPDVLLLDEPASALDPISTLKIEELIRNLKSQLTLVLVTHNMQQAARVSDYTAFLQAGELVEHGPTDSVFTNPRLQRTENYITGRLA; from the coding sequence ATGACGCGATTTTCCAGTGCCAAGTGCTGTCTGGAAATCAGTGATCTCAGCCTGGCCTACGACGGCAAGCCGGCCCTGCGCAAGCTGAGCCTGCAGGTTCCGCGTCACCGGGTAACCGCCTTCATCGGCCCGTCCGGCTGCGGCAAGTCGACCCTGTTGCGGGCGATCAACCGGCTGCACGATCTCAATGAGAGCGTGACCCAACAGGGTTGTATCCGGCTGGAGGGAGAGGATATTCATGCACCGTATCTGGAGGTGGCCGAACTGCGTCGGCGGGTAGGCATGGTGTTTCAGACACCCAATCCGTTCCCCATGTCGATCTACGAGAACGTGGCCTTCGGCTTGCGCTTGCAGGGCCGGCTGCCCAAGCGCAAGCGCGACGATATCGTCGAATGGGCGCTGGAGTCGGCGGCCTTGTGGCACGAGGTCAAGGATCGCCTGCACAGCTCCGCCTGGTCGCTCTCGGGAGGGCAGCAGCAGCGTCTGGTAATTGCCCGGACGTTGGCCGTACAGCCCGACGTGCTGCTGCTCGACGAGCCGGCGTCGGCCCTGGACCCGATCTCGACACTGAAGATCGAAGAGCTGATCCGCAATCTCAAGTCGCAACTGACCCTGGTACTGGTCACCCACAACATGCAGCAGGCGGCTCGCGTGTCGGACTACACGGCCTTCCTGCAGGCGGGCGAGCTGGTGGAGCATGGACCCACGGACAGCGTGTTCACCAACCCGCGTCTACAGCGCACGGAAAACTACATCACCGGTCGCCTGGCCTGA
- a CDS encoding DsrE/DsrF/TusD sulfur relay family protein — MHTLIIINDPPYGTERLYNGLRLTHALLKQDGEVTVFLMGDAVSGAKAGQKTPDGFYNTERMIKRVITKGKVLLCGTCMEARGLTDAELVEGAERSTMDALAEATELADKVLVF, encoded by the coding sequence ATGCATACACTTATCATCATTAACGATCCTCCCTATGGCACTGAAAGGCTCTACAACGGCTTGCGCCTTACTCACGCCCTGCTGAAGCAGGATGGCGAAGTGACAGTATTTCTGATGGGAGATGCCGTGTCAGGTGCTAAGGCGGGACAGAAGACACCGGATGGCTTCTACAACACCGAGCGCATGATCAAGCGGGTCATTACCAAAGGAAAAGTATTGCTGTGCGGCACCTGCATGGAGGCACGCGGGCTCACTGATGCGGAGCTCGTCGAAGGGGCTGAGCGCAGCACCATGGATGCCTTGGCGGAAGCCACCGAACTGGCCGATAAGGTCTTGGTGTTCTGA
- a CDS encoding phosphate ABC transporter substrate-binding protein translates to MVLLCLPFGSHADDSISGTLGAVGSDTMAELMLRWGEALNARHPGIRLQFKAGGSAEAPTALLAGTTRLGPMSRRMTAEEHDAFVARYGYPPLALKVAQDALTVVVHRHAPLDRLTLEQIDALFSTTRRCGADTALTRWEQLPLKHPWPYGKVALHGRNLASGTHGLFRQEGLCEGRFRADISEHPGSSAVVAAVGESPGAMGYTGYNHLTPAVRALAVEDAAGRAIPPTPQTIQSGAYPLTRFLYLYVNLPPDESLPAVENALLELILSPQGQRIAQAAGFVPLTDAMRDTQRLPELLSPE, encoded by the coding sequence CTGGTCCTGCTCTGCCTGCCTTTTGGCAGCCACGCTGACGACTCCATCAGCGGTACCCTGGGCGCGGTGGGCTCGGACACCATGGCGGAACTGATGCTGCGCTGGGGAGAGGCGCTTAACGCCCGCCATCCCGGAATTCGCCTGCAGTTCAAGGCGGGAGGTTCCGCCGAGGCACCTACCGCGCTGCTGGCGGGCACTACCCGACTGGGACCGATGTCGCGGCGCATGACCGCCGAGGAGCACGATGCCTTCGTGGCACGCTACGGTTATCCCCCACTGGCACTCAAGGTGGCTCAGGACGCCCTGACCGTGGTGGTCCACCGTCACGCCCCGCTCGACCGGCTCACCCTGGAACAGATCGATGCACTGTTCTCCACCACGCGACGCTGCGGCGCCGATACCGCGCTGACACGTTGGGAGCAGTTGCCGCTCAAGCACCCGTGGCCCTATGGCAAGGTGGCCTTGCATGGGCGCAACCTGGCGTCCGGCACTCACGGGCTGTTCCGCCAGGAGGGGCTTTGCGAAGGGCGGTTTCGCGCCGATATCAGCGAACATCCCGGCTCCTCGGCGGTCGTTGCCGCGGTAGGGGAATCCCCCGGCGCCATGGGCTATACCGGCTATAACCACCTGACTCCCGCGGTTCGCGCCCTGGCGGTGGAGGATGCGGCGGGTCGGGCGATCCCCCCCACGCCACAGACGATCCAGAGCGGCGCCTATCCGCTGACACGCTTTCTGTATCTGTACGTCAACCTGCCCCCCGACGAATCGCTGCCCGCCGTGGAAAACGCCCTGCTGGAATTGATACTGTCTCCCCAGGGGCAACGTATCGCCCAGGCGGCCGGCTTCGTGCCCTTGACCGACGCCATGCGCGACACGCAGCGTTTACCTGAATTATTGTCACCGGAATGA
- the phoU gene encoding phosphate signaling complex protein PhoU, which produces MDITSDTHSQHISRQFNQELEELKTHLMAMGGLVEKQVQDAVHALLEGDTRLAEHVRDNDRQVNDLQLQIDDECTRVLARRQPAASDLRLVLAVIRATSDLERIGDEASKIARNALSLSESGSSIRGLVEVRHISEHVRKMLRDALTAFARFDTELAMQVVREDEAVDDEYGSAMRSLMTFMMEDTRSISSVLSVMWILRALERVGDHADNLAEHVVYLVKGLDIRHTDLDEIEQNALKKS; this is translated from the coding sequence ATGGATATCACCAGCGATACTCACAGCCAGCATATTTCCCGCCAGTTCAACCAGGAGCTCGAGGAGCTCAAGACCCACCTCATGGCCATGGGCGGGCTGGTGGAAAAACAGGTGCAGGACGCCGTTCACGCCCTGCTGGAAGGCGATACCCGGCTGGCCGAGCACGTTCGCGACAACGACCGACAGGTCAACGACCTGCAGTTGCAGATCGACGATGAATGCACCCGGGTGCTGGCGCGCCGACAGCCCGCCGCCTCCGATCTGCGCCTGGTGCTGGCGGTGATTCGCGCTACTTCCGACCTCGAGCGGATCGGCGATGAAGCCAGCAAGATCGCGCGCAATGCCCTCAGCTTGAGCGAAAGCGGCAGCTCCATACGCGGCCTGGTCGAAGTGCGTCACATCAGCGAGCACGTGCGCAAGATGCTGCGCGACGCCCTGACCGCCTTCGCCCGTTTCGATACCGAGCTTGCCATGCAGGTGGTGCGCGAGGACGAAGCGGTGGATGACGAGTACGGCAGCGCCATGCGCTCGCTGATGACCTTCATGATGGAGGATACGCGCTCGATCAGTTCCGTTCTCAGCGTTATGTGGATACTGCGCGCCCTGGAGCGGGTCGGCGACCATGCCGACAATCTCGCCGAGCATGTCGTCTACCTGGTCAAGGGCCTGGATATTCGTCATACCGATCTCGACGAAATCGAACAAAATGCGCTGAAAAAATCTTGA
- the pstA gene encoding phosphate ABC transporter permease PstA codes for MISASRGKHHRTEGVWPWLSAAGVALSLLMLGALLVLLAGRGLGHFWPAPIEQVTLHDGRVLAGQAVREVALPAEAGQERLYYSANRDIDGALWNWVAVANIARRSTPQDLVLLDRTPWGDFIGRVVALETPGERLEGEAAWQALEEHLAAAEAAPSAAVAILESADGTRIAQPVQGIHQALRPNAMSLWEKTAVWSRDVWRFLSQGPRAANTRGGVWPAIFGTILMVLVMSVLVTPCGVLAAIYLNEIANQGRLTHLVRIAVRNLAGVPSIVYGVFGLGVFVYGIGGQLDEWFFSDTLPSPTFGTGGLLWASLTLALLTLPVVIVATEEGLARIPDAQREGALALGATRLEMLTRIVLPMAAPAMLTGMILAVARAAGEVAPLMLVGVAKLAPQMPLDGEFPYLHLERKFMHLGYHIFDTAFHGGDVQAALPLVYATALLLVTIVVVLNLTAIFLRHHLKLRQRGT; via the coding sequence ATGATATCGGCTAGCCGGGGCAAGCATCACCGCACGGAAGGGGTATGGCCATGGCTGAGCGCCGCCGGCGTAGCCCTCAGCCTGCTGATGCTGGGTGCGTTGCTGGTACTGCTGGCCGGACGCGGGCTGGGCCATTTTTGGCCTGCACCAATCGAGCAGGTCACCCTGCATGACGGCCGGGTACTGGCGGGGCAGGCCGTCCGCGAGGTAGCACTACCCGCCGAAGCCGGCCAGGAGCGCCTCTATTACAGCGCCAATCGTGACATCGACGGAGCGTTATGGAATTGGGTGGCGGTGGCGAACATCGCCCGGCGTTCCACCCCGCAGGATCTGGTCCTGCTCGACCGCACCCCGTGGGGCGATTTCATCGGCCGGGTGGTGGCCCTGGAAACCCCCGGGGAGCGCCTGGAGGGCGAAGCGGCCTGGCAGGCACTCGAGGAACATCTGGCGGCAGCAGAGGCCGCACCGAGCGCCGCTGTCGCCATACTGGAAAGCGCTGACGGCACGCGGATTGCGCAGCCCGTTCAAGGTATCCACCAGGCGCTGCGTCCCAACGCCATGTCACTCTGGGAGAAGACAGCCGTGTGGAGCCGGGACGTGTGGCGCTTTCTCAGCCAGGGGCCCCGCGCCGCCAACACTCGCGGCGGCGTATGGCCGGCGATCTTCGGCACCATCCTGATGGTGCTGGTGATGTCGGTGCTGGTGACGCCTTGCGGGGTGCTGGCCGCCATCTACCTCAATGAAATCGCCAACCAGGGGCGGCTGACCCACCTGGTGCGCATCGCCGTGCGCAATCTGGCGGGAGTCCCCTCCATCGTCTACGGCGTGTTCGGCCTGGGAGTGTTCGTCTACGGCATCGGCGGGCAGCTTGACGAGTGGTTCTTCAGCGACACCCTGCCCTCGCCTACATTCGGCACCGGCGGGCTGCTCTGGGCCTCGCTGACCCTGGCGCTGCTCACCCTGCCGGTGGTGATCGTGGCCACCGAGGAGGGCCTGGCACGGATTCCCGACGCTCAGCGCGAAGGCGCCCTGGCACTCGGCGCCACGCGCCTGGAGATGCTGACCCGGATCGTGCTGCCCATGGCGGCGCCCGCCATGCTCACCGGGATGATTCTCGCCGTCGCTCGCGCCGCGGGGGAAGTCGCGCCCCTGATGCTGGTCGGCGTGGCCAAGCTCGCCCCGCAGATGCCGCTGGACGGCGAATTTCCCTATCTCCATCTCGAGCGCAAGTTCATGCACCTTGGTTACCATATTTTCGATACCGCCTTTCATGGTGGCGACGTCCAGGCCGCGCTTCCTCTGGTTTACGCCACGGCGCTGCTGCTGGTGACGATTGTGGTGGTGCTTAACCTGACTGCAATATTTCTGCGTCATCATCTCAAGTTGCGCCAGCGAGGTACCTGA
- a CDS encoding ABC transporter permease subunit: MSPDTRASRPTLRARRLRSARDRFATGLITAGGIGVLVALLALGLFLLWETLPLLRLGELSVLAQLTPLAWGTLKAALFALLFAVPVALGAAMYSAMFMSAHLRSRIKPVLELMEAVPGVVIGFIAGLVLAPWVERHLVSALGVAIWLPCSVLLLAFVWYRLPPGWRRRLPLSGAGLWLVAWLAAMLALALWAAPLLASFLGVEDLRFWLDQRWGIDYATRNAMIVGVAMGFAVIPGLYALAEDALADVPAHLMEGAQALGATRWQALWKVAIAAAGPGLFSAVMISAGRAVGETMIVLMASGNTALLSASPFEGMRSMAAAIAIELPEAAPGGVTYHLLILAALLLFVFTFLVNTLAEVVRQRLRRRYRRLEGRP, from the coding sequence ATGTCACCCGATACCCGCGCTTCTCGCCCAACCTTGCGTGCCCGGCGTCTACGCTCGGCTCGCGATCGCTTCGCCACCGGCTTGATCACCGCGGGTGGCATCGGCGTGCTCGTGGCCTTGCTGGCTCTCGGCCTGTTTCTGCTGTGGGAGACACTGCCGCTTTTACGCCTCGGGGAGTTGTCCGTACTCGCCCAGCTGACCCCGCTGGCGTGGGGCACGCTGAAAGCCGCTCTCTTTGCCCTGCTTTTCGCGGTACCGGTGGCGCTGGGCGCCGCCATGTACTCGGCGATGTTCATGTCCGCGCATCTGCGCAGCCGCATCAAGCCGGTGCTGGAACTCATGGAAGCGGTCCCCGGTGTGGTGATCGGCTTTATCGCCGGGCTGGTGCTGGCTCCCTGGGTGGAGCGTCACCTGGTCAGTGCCCTGGGTGTCGCGATATGGCTGCCGTGCAGTGTGCTGCTGCTCGCCTTCGTCTGGTATCGCCTGCCGCCCGGTTGGCGGCGGCGGCTGCCCTTGAGCGGCGCGGGGCTGTGGCTTGTCGCCTGGCTCGCCGCCATGCTGGCGCTGGCGCTGTGGGCGGCGCCGCTACTGGCATCGTTTCTCGGAGTGGAGGACCTGCGCTTCTGGCTCGATCAGCGCTGGGGCATCGACTACGCCACCCGCAATGCCATGATTGTCGGCGTGGCCATGGGGTTCGCCGTCATTCCGGGGCTCTATGCTCTGGCGGAAGATGCCCTGGCCGACGTGCCAGCGCACTTGATGGAGGGCGCTCAGGCCCTGGGTGCCACTCGCTGGCAGGCACTGTGGAAAGTGGCTATTGCCGCCGCCGGACCAGGGCTTTTCTCTGCGGTGATGATCAGCGCCGGACGGGCGGTGGGAGAAACCATGATCGTCCTGATGGCCAGCGGCAATACCGCGCTGCTCAGCGCCAGCCCCTTCGAGGGAATGCGCTCCATGGCGGCGGCCATCGCCATCGAGCTGCCCGAGGCTGCTCCCGGCGGCGTGACCTATCACCTGCTGATCCTCGCCGCCCTGCTCCTGTTCGTGTTCACCTTTCTGGTCAATACGCTGGCGGAAGTCGTGCGGCAACGCTTGCGGCGGCGCTACCGACGTCTGGAGGGCCGGCCATGA
- the phoR gene encoding phosphate regulon sensor histidine kinase PhoR, whose amino-acid sequence MRSWSRELWRLAWLATAGLLIGGIVSQAGLGLAAGLAVCLGYHLRQLRALYQWLTLHPQTEPPAASGMWGELFDRLYRYQKSQRLTQSRLRATLARIQESSEAMRDSVVMLDRHGDLEWWNSAANDMLGLQAAHDRGQHITNLLRDPRFVAYFNARDYREPLTLPAPLDERRILQYQITLYGDDERLVMARDITRLHRLEQMRRDFVANVSHELRTPLTVLAGYLETYLDLADHLPDRLARGLTRMQEQTLRMQNLVNDLLLLSRLEIDQGGNDHQPLDMPRLLEGVKRDALALSGDHHVIMVEVEEACSDRLVASEQEICSAVSNLAFNAVRYTAAGSHITLRWRRHPKGACLEVEDNGEGIDPVHIPRLTERFYRVDKGRSTATGGTGLGLAIVKHVLLRHDAQLEIESHPGRGALFRCVFPASRVSQ is encoded by the coding sequence GTGCGATCGTGGAGCCGAGAACTCTGGCGACTGGCTTGGCTTGCCACCGCCGGGCTCTTGATCGGGGGAATCGTCTCCCAGGCGGGACTGGGGCTGGCGGCGGGGCTTGCCGTGTGCCTCGGCTACCACTTGCGCCAGCTGCGCGCGCTTTATCAGTGGCTGACCCTGCATCCTCAAACGGAACCGCCCGCCGCCAGCGGCATGTGGGGTGAGCTGTTCGATCGTCTCTACCGCTACCAGAAAAGCCAACGCCTCACCCAGAGCCGCTTGCGGGCAACGCTTGCGCGTATCCAGGAATCGTCGGAAGCCATGCGCGATAGCGTGGTCATGCTCGACCGGCACGGCGATCTGGAGTGGTGGAACTCCGCCGCCAACGACATGCTCGGACTGCAAGCCGCCCACGACCGTGGCCAGCACATCACCAACCTGCTACGTGACCCGCGCTTCGTCGCCTACTTCAACGCCCGCGATTATCGCGAGCCGCTGACATTGCCGGCGCCGCTGGATGAGCGCCGTATCCTGCAGTACCAGATCACCCTCTACGGTGACGATGAACGCCTGGTCATGGCGCGGGATATCACCCGCTTGCACCGCCTGGAGCAGATGCGTCGGGACTTCGTCGCCAACGTCTCCCACGAACTGCGGACGCCCTTGACGGTACTCGCCGGCTACCTGGAAACCTACCTGGACCTGGCCGACCATCTACCCGATCGCCTGGCGCGCGGATTGACCCGAATGCAGGAGCAGACCCTGCGCATGCAGAACCTGGTCAACGACCTGCTGCTGCTGTCACGCCTGGAAATCGACCAGGGTGGCAATGATCACCAGCCCCTGGACATGCCGCGGCTGCTGGAGGGAGTGAAACGTGACGCCCTGGCGCTTTCCGGTGACCACCACGTCATCATGGTGGAAGTGGAAGAGGCATGCAGCGACAGGCTTGTGGCAAGCGAGCAGGAAATATGCAGCGCCGTCTCCAATCTTGCCTTCAATGCCGTGCGCTATACCGCCGCAGGCAGCCATATCACCCTGCGTTGGCGACGACACCCCAAGGGAGCCTGCCTTGAGGTGGAGGACAACGGTGAAGGTATCGACCCGGTGCATATACCCCGCCTGACCGAGCGCTTCTATCGCGTGGACAAGGGCCGCAGCACCGCCACCGGCGGCACCGGTCTGGGGCTTGCCATCGTCAAGCATGTCCTGCTGCGCCACGATGCCCAGCTGGAAATCGAGTCCCATCCGGGGCGCGGCGCGCTGTTTCGCTGCGTGTTTCCAGCATCTCGGGTGTCACAATGA
- a CDS encoding copper chaperone PCu(A)C, with translation MRFPFVALPLTLCLLASGAALAHEVNHAGLHLAHPFATPTPPGAPNGAVYLEMTAETDGDTLLGADTPASETVELHLMAMEDDMMKMRRVEGIEVGAGETRAMRPGGGYHLMLINLTGPLREGDRFPLTLEFEQRGEIDVEVWVERAERSAGQDDAHH, from the coding sequence ATGCGATTTCCATTCGTCGCCCTGCCCCTGACGCTCTGCCTGCTCGCCAGCGGAGCGGCCCTGGCCCATGAGGTCAACCATGCCGGTCTTCACCTGGCCCACCCCTTTGCCACACCGACACCTCCCGGCGCACCCAACGGTGCGGTCTACCTGGAGATGACAGCGGAAACGGACGGCGACACATTGTTGGGAGCCGATACTCCTGCCAGCGAAACCGTCGAATTGCACTTGATGGCAATGGAAGACGACATGATGAAGATGCGTCGGGTCGAGGGCATCGAAGTTGGCGCCGGCGAAACCCGAGCCATGCGTCCGGGCGGCGGGTATCACTTGATGTTGATCAACCTGACCGGGCCGCTGCGGGAAGGCGACCGCTTCCCCCTGACGCTGGAATTCGAACAGCGCGGTGAGATCGACGTGGAAGTCTGGGTGGAACGAGCCGAGAGAAGCGCAGGCCAGGACGACGCTCACCACTGA
- a CDS encoding acyl-CoA thioesterase yields the protein MSVLDTDLDDVPTPRGQLTLKLLASRQDANLYGDISGGWLVNHMDQAAELAAGREAGGRTATVAIEAMDFLSPVRVGSMVSVFTDVREIGHSSIKIDVEVWVRPPLGRSLDDRQKVTEARFVMVALDDNGRIRAVRGEG from the coding sequence ATGAGCGTACTTGATACCGACCTGGACGATGTTCCTACCCCGCGCGGTCAGCTTACCTTGAAATTACTGGCTTCCCGTCAGGATGCCAATCTTTACGGCGATATTTCCGGGGGGTGGCTGGTCAATCACATGGACCAGGCCGCTGAATTGGCGGCGGGACGTGAGGCGGGGGGGCGTACCGCCACGGTGGCGATCGAAGCGATGGACTTTCTCAGTCCGGTCCGCGTGGGCTCGATGGTCAGCGTGTTTACCGATGTGCGTGAAATCGGCCATAGCTCGATCAAGATCGACGTGGAAGTCTGGGTGCGTCCGCCGCTCGGTCGCTCTCTGGACGATCGCCAGAAGGTCACCGAGGCGCGCTTCGTGATGGTGGCCCTGGACGACAACGGCCGCATACGCGCGGTACGCGGCGAGGGGTAA